Proteins encoded together in one Atribacteraceae bacterium window:
- the rplU gene encoding 50S ribosomal protein L21, whose protein sequence is MFAIMETNGKQYPVREGSMIQLDSSSKERGQEIVFDRILMIRNGEQVDFGTPFLKNARVRGRVMRTGKARKVVVFKYKPKKNYRKKTGHRQPLMLVRIDSIEN, encoded by the coding sequence GTGTTTGCGATCATGGAAACAAATGGAAAACAGTATCCCGTGCGGGAAGGAAGCATGATTCAGTTGGACAGTTCTAGTAAGGAGCGTGGCCAGGAAATAGTTTTTGACCGGATTCTGATGATTCGTAACGGGGAGCAGGTGGATTTTGGAACCCCTTTCCTGAAAAATGCCCGGGTAAGGGGACGAGTTATGAGAACCGGTAAGGCCCGTAAGGTTGTGGTATTCAAGTATAAACCGAAAAAAAATTACCGGAAGAAAACCGGCCACCGACAGCCTTTGATGCTGGTACGGATCGACTCGATCGAAAATTGA
- the obgE gene encoding GTPase ObgE, which produces MFIDRAQLFIESGKGGDGAVSFRREKYVPRGGPNGGRGGNGGNVILRASGRKNTLYDLTFQSRYQAQPGISGRGNNRSGANGQDCIIEVPIGTQIFDEASGQMLADLLQENDTVIVARGGRGGRGNATFRTSVNRAPRFAEKGEPGKGRLIRLDLKLIADVGIAGLPNAGKSTFLAAVTRAKPLIAEYPFSTLQPNLGMVERHGQRLMLVDIPGIIQGAHQGIGLGLQFLRHIERTRFLLFLIDVSPHANVSPREAYGVLKDECSRYSLTLAEKPYAVVGTKLDLAKDRRGLNELEQIALANQLPIFGISAPTGLGIAELLDFLVLKLSELPKGEAVSTVSHELVPQPMVLTEKEYRFQSPFLEGILRETEPLDKEGLTLLNRKLQETDFIRYLKPLRENSIVNVGSIRFVWDGRKLKLSESSSENVQ; this is translated from the coding sequence TTGTTTATCGATCGTGCTCAGTTATTCATTGAATCTGGAAAGGGTGGTGATGGTGCAGTCAGTTTCCGACGGGAAAAATATGTTCCCCGCGGAGGCCCGAATGGTGGGCGGGGCGGAAACGGTGGAAATGTGATCTTGCGGGCTTCCGGCCGGAAAAACACCTTATACGATCTCACTTTCCAGTCCAGGTATCAGGCTCAGCCTGGTATATCCGGTCGAGGAAACAACCGATCCGGAGCAAATGGACAGGATTGCATCATCGAGGTTCCGATAGGAACACAGATCTTTGACGAGGCCAGCGGCCAGATGTTGGCCGACTTGCTTCAGGAGAACGATACGGTGATTGTGGCCCGGGGTGGTCGAGGAGGGCGGGGAAACGCGACGTTCCGGACATCGGTCAACCGAGCCCCCCGATTTGCCGAAAAAGGTGAACCCGGAAAGGGACGCCTTATTCGGCTGGATTTAAAGCTGATTGCCGACGTCGGCATCGCCGGGCTTCCGAACGCTGGAAAATCGACCTTTCTGGCTGCCGTCACCCGAGCTAAACCGCTCATAGCGGAATATCCTTTTTCCACCCTTCAACCGAACCTGGGCATGGTCGAACGCCACGGTCAAAGACTTATGTTGGTTGATATTCCAGGCATTATCCAAGGCGCACACCAAGGAATAGGCTTGGGGCTCCAGTTTCTACGCCATATCGAACGGACCCGCTTCTTGCTTTTCCTAATCGATGTTTCACCCCATGCCAATGTGAGTCCCCGTGAGGCCTACGGAGTGTTGAAAGATGAGTGCAGCCGGTATTCCTTGACCTTGGCTGAAAAACCCTATGCTGTAGTCGGGACCAAGCTCGACCTCGCAAAAGACCGCCGCGGTCTGAACGAGCTTGAGCAGATTGCCTTGGCAAACCAACTTCCGATCTTTGGAATATCCGCACCGACCGGCTTAGGGATTGCTGAGCTTCTCGATTTTCTGGTGCTTAAATTAAGTGAGCTGCCGAAAGGCGAGGCAGTCTCGACTGTTTCCCACGAGCTCGTACCCCAACCCATGGTTTTAACCGAAAAAGAATACCGTTTTCAATCTCCATTTCTGGAAGGGATCCTCCGGGAAACCGAGCCCCTCGACAAAGAGGGTCTGACCCTGCTGAACCGGAAATTGCAAGAAACCGACTTTATCCGTTATCTAAAGCCTCTCCGGGAAAACTCGATCGTAAATGTCGGCTCTATCAGATTCGTCTGGGATGGACGGAAGCTCAAGCTCTCCGAATCCAGTTCAGAAAATGTTCAGTGA
- the rpmA gene encoding 50S ribosomal protein L27, protein MAHKKSGGSAKNGRDSNAKRLGVKAFSGQFVRAGSIIVRQRGTKIRSGMNTGLGRDYTLFATRDGFVDFHENKGKKTVSVLERQPTVES, encoded by the coding sequence ATGGCCCATAAAAAATCGGGCGGTAGTGCGAAAAACGGCCGGGACAGCAACGCAAAAAGACTCGGCGTAAAAGCGTTCAGTGGACAGTTCGTAAGGGCGGGAAGCATTATTGTCCGTCAGCGGGGAACCAAGATCCGGTCCGGAATGAATACCGGCCTGGGGCGAGACTATACCCTTTTCGCCACCCGGGATGGCTTTGTTGATTTCCATGAAAATAAAGGAAAGAAAACCGTTTCGGTGCTTGAAAGACAGCCGACAGTTGAGTCATGA
- the proB gene encoding glutamate 5-kinase, with amino-acid sequence MFSDWTKLIVVKVGSSLLVDGNNISRDRLGQLAENIVRIRQRGKQMILVSSGAMACGMSVMGIREMRRDIPFKQAMAAIGQVILMERYSEVFASHSVPVAQVLLAPEDTHNRSKYLNVRNTFESLLTLGVLPIVNENDTVAVEEIKFGDNDRLSALVASLVDAHLLVILSDIEGLYTTDPKKDPHATFIRKVDYIDKMIEDMAGGQGSVFSAGGMKSKITAARIATWSGIGTIIASGKDFSILSDILSGKERGTYFSPLPKALRSRKRWIGFGMICQGTIIVDEGAEKAISGNKSLLPAGITGSVGSFEPGDCVEIRGKSGRLIARGLVNYSSDELKAISGCHSDQLQKKWPDRVASPEVVHVDNLALFPEDEAKGERESR; translated from the coding sequence ATGTTCAGTGATTGGACGAAACTCATTGTTGTAAAAGTCGGTTCATCGTTGTTGGTTGACGGAAACAATATCAGCCGGGATCGGCTCGGGCAACTTGCTGAAAATATCGTCAGGATCCGCCAGAGAGGCAAGCAGATGATCCTGGTTTCCTCCGGGGCCATGGCTTGCGGGATGAGTGTCATGGGGATCCGGGAAATGCGCCGGGATATTCCCTTCAAACAAGCCATGGCGGCAATCGGACAGGTTATTCTTATGGAACGCTATTCAGAGGTCTTTGCCAGCCACTCGGTCCCGGTTGCCCAAGTTCTCCTTGCTCCGGAAGATACCCACAATCGTTCAAAATATCTCAATGTCCGGAATACGTTTGAAAGCTTGCTCACCCTTGGCGTTTTACCCATTGTCAACGAAAACGATACTGTAGCAGTGGAAGAAATCAAGTTCGGGGACAATGACCGGCTTTCTGCGTTGGTCGCTTCACTGGTCGATGCGCACTTGTTGGTGATCCTCTCGGATATCGAGGGCCTGTATACCACCGATCCGAAAAAGGACCCCCACGCGACTTTCATTCGCAAAGTCGATTACATCGATAAGATGATCGAAGACATGGCCGGTGGACAAGGCAGTGTTTTCTCTGCCGGTGGGATGAAAAGCAAGATCACTGCCGCCCGTATCGCCACATGGTCCGGTATTGGCACAATCATCGCCTCCGGAAAAGACTTCTCGATCCTTTCCGACATTCTATCCGGTAAGGAACGAGGGACTTATTTTTCACCACTTCCCAAGGCTCTGCGCAGTCGCAAAAGGTGGATTGGATTCGGCATGATATGCCAGGGAACAATCATAGTCGATGAGGGAGCGGAAAAAGCCATTTCTGGAAACAAAAGCCTCCTTCCGGCCGGCATCACCGGTAGCGTAGGAAGTTTCGAGCCGGGGGACTGCGTTGAAATCCGTGGAAAAAGCGGAAGATTGATCGCCCGGGGATTAGTGAATTATTCATCGGATGAATTGAAGGCGATCAGTGGGTGCCATTCCGATCAACTCCAAAAAAAGTGGCCGGACAGGGTGGCTTCTCCGGAGGTCGTCCACGTGGATAATTTGGCTCTTTTTCCCGAAGATGAGGCCAAGGGAGAAAGGGAATCGCGATAA
- the nadD gene encoding nicotinate-nucleotide adenylyltransferase: MPKKGIMGGTFDPIHHGHLVAAEEVRDFFHLEEVVFVPSARPPHKLNQHISDPIHRHLMCVLATISNPHFIVSSVEIERKGQSYSIETIRYFKKQWGGKTEIFFIAGADAFSQISTWNNSSSLLEVCTFVVTTRPGFMFSSLSDQFRENVKTIEVSALAISSSEIRRRVSRKETIKYLLPEAVEDYIYKNGLYCEVR; the protein is encoded by the coding sequence TTGCCGAAAAAGGGTATCATGGGCGGCACCTTCGATCCCATTCACCACGGCCATTTGGTCGCCGCGGAAGAGGTCAGAGATTTTTTTCATCTGGAGGAGGTTGTTTTTGTCCCGTCAGCCCGACCGCCGCACAAGCTTAATCAGCACATTTCCGACCCAATTCATCGCCATCTGATGTGTGTGCTGGCCACTATCAGTAATCCGCATTTCATCGTTTCGTCAGTTGAAATCGAACGGAAGGGTCAATCCTATTCCATTGAGACCATTCGATATTTTAAGAAACAATGGGGAGGAAAAACCGAAATATTCTTTATCGCCGGAGCCGATGCCTTTTCCCAAATTAGCACCTGGAACAATTCATCAAGCCTCCTTGAGGTGTGCACATTTGTCGTCACGACCCGGCCGGGATTTATGTTCTCCTCCTTATCGGATCAATTCCGGGAAAATGTCAAGACCATTGAAGTGTCCGCCCTGGCGATTTCATCTTCAGAGATCCGCCGGCGGGTGTCTCGGAAAGAAACCATAAAATATCTCTTGCCGGAAGCGGTGGAAGACTATATTTACAAGAACGGACTTTATTGTGAGGTCCGCTGA
- a CDS encoding glutamate-5-semialdehyde dehydrogenase, giving the protein MVSRFHDLVRAVKKASYILMNATAEQKNTFLEVLAGRLGEESGNILIENKRDLTAARMEGMKVSLTDRLVLDEKRIQAMVDGLRNVALLPDPIGEIVSGVTRPNGLIIERIRVPLGVIAIIYEARPNVTIDSVALGVKAGNALVLRGSHSARHSNRVLADLSRRCLGETGLPENAVLLIESESHQDVQELLSLRDCIDVAIPRGGAGLIQSVIEHSHIPVIETGVGNCHVYIEASADFPMAEAILINAKTQRPSVCNAAETLLVDEAIAQGFLPPLAEALGARGVELRGCEKTMAILPQAKPASEEDWWCEFLDLILSVKIVSGINEAISHIHHYGSRHSEAIVTSDYRQARRFLAEVDAAAVYVNASTRFTDGEQFGLGAEIGISTQKLHARGPMGLRELTTTKYIVYGNGQIRQ; this is encoded by the coding sequence ATGGTTAGCCGGTTCCATGACTTAGTCCGAGCGGTGAAAAAAGCTTCATATATCCTGATGAATGCAACGGCAGAGCAAAAAAACACATTTCTGGAAGTTCTGGCTGGAAGACTAGGGGAAGAGTCAGGAAATATTCTCATTGAAAATAAACGAGACCTTACCGCGGCGCGGATGGAAGGGATGAAGGTTTCTCTTACCGATCGTCTGGTGCTTGATGAAAAAAGGATCCAGGCCATGGTCGATGGATTACGAAATGTGGCCTTGCTCCCCGACCCGATCGGTGAAATCGTTTCCGGGGTGACCCGGCCCAATGGACTGATTATCGAGCGCATCAGGGTTCCTCTTGGCGTTATCGCCATTATCTACGAAGCCAGACCCAATGTAACCATCGACAGTGTCGCCCTGGGTGTGAAAGCGGGGAACGCCCTCGTTCTGCGGGGCAGCCATTCGGCTCGCCACTCCAATCGAGTCCTGGCCGACCTCTCCCGTCGTTGCCTGGGGGAAACGGGCTTGCCGGAGAACGCTGTTTTGCTCATCGAGAGCGAAAGTCACCAGGACGTCCAAGAGCTTCTTTCGTTGCGCGACTGTATCGATGTAGCTATACCCCGGGGGGGGGCGGGACTGATCCAGTCAGTCATAGAACACTCGCACATCCCGGTGATCGAGACCGGAGTAGGTAACTGTCATGTCTATATCGAAGCGAGCGCGGATTTCCCCATGGCCGAAGCTATTCTGATCAACGCGAAAACTCAACGGCCCAGCGTGTGTAACGCTGCGGAAACTCTGTTAGTCGACGAAGCCATCGCTCAGGGTTTTCTTCCTCCTTTAGCCGAAGCTCTGGGGGCGCGGGGAGTGGAGTTAAGGGGATGCGAAAAGACCATGGCCATTCTTCCTCAAGCCAAACCAGCAAGCGAGGAGGATTGGTGGTGTGAATTTCTGGATCTCATCCTGAGTGTGAAGATCGTTTCCGGGATCAATGAAGCAATCAGCCATATCCATCATTACGGCTCCCGTCATTCTGAGGCTATCGTAACCAGCGATTACCGTCAGGCTCGCCGTTTTCTGGCAGAAGTCGATGCGGCAGCGGTGTACGTGAACGCCTCGACCCGTTTTACTGACGGTGAACAGTTTGGCTTGGGTGCCGAAATAGGGATCAGCACCCAGAAACTCCATGCCCGGGGACCTATGGGTTTACGGGAATTGACGACAACGAAGTACATCGTATACGGGAATGGTCAGATACGACAATAA